DNA sequence from the Cucumis melo cultivar AY chromosome 6, USDA_Cmelo_AY_1.0, whole genome shotgun sequence genome:
ATTGTAAATGGAACGAGATTCTACTTACTAAAAATTGATGTAACTGCAACGTGCATGTGTGCATTTTTGTTTTACACGTATCATTTGTAATTATACTCAGTTGCAAAGAGAATGAGATTCTACTTACTAAAAATTGATGCAACTGTAGTTTGCATGTGTGCATGTGCATTTGCCAgtgaaaattaagaaaatacataatttaaaaaagtaatataataattcaaatttcaatttagatAACaactttttaaacaaaaaaaataaaagaaagacacaattttctcatAAAAATATTAATCAAACGACAATTTTCAAACTAAATCTATTGCTATGTTATGTTACTTAATAAGATGATATTATTTGATATTGATATAGAGTTGATATTGCTACTAACATCGACGTTGGTACTAATTACTAATATCGATAACGATATAGATTACAAATCATATAGTTGTAGATAAAATTGATATATGATGGAGAGttcgtaaaaaaagaaaaaaagaaaaagaaaaagatagatGTGGGTCCACATAATAATCAAAAGATGGAAGAACAATAatcaaatcttatattattCATAGAACAATGGACATCATTGATATTTACACCAAAACAAGAAGTTTGGAATCATTATGGGCTTAGATTGGGCCTAGCCTGCATGAGTATGACCCAGATCGTACCAATGGACTTGGGCTCAGCCATCATGAGTTTGGGCCTCACGGACCATCTATCAGCTTGAAGTAAAAAAGAGTCTTAGTGTGGGGGAGGGAACGGGAGAAGTGTGTTAGGGACAGGTCATTGAGAAATTGATAAATTGATAAATCCAATCCACCTTTAGGGTGGGAAGTTGTTAGGGGcgccctccctccctccctcttATTCCCAAGTAACCAAACAAATTGCTAACGAACCATTTTGTtaaactttcttcttcttcttcttcttcttcttcaaaggGCGCCTCGTTACCGCTTTTACTTCTTCTGCTTCTCTCTCTCTGAAAACAATTCTCCCTCTCTCTCCCCCAACGCTTCTCAATTGCTAAGGCCTCAATCCAATCCTCACTATCCTCCTTCAAACTGAAATGTAGcgtatttccattttttttggccttccaattcttttttgtttgattctgtagatttagggttttttttctctctctctttctgttGGTTTTTGGGGGTTCAGTGGGGGGGTGGGAGAAAGATGAAGGATTTGAACTCTGATATTTTTGACCCCACCGCCGGGATGGATTCTGATTATTCTCGTGCCTCTTGCGCTTCATCATCCGACGCCGATTTTGGTTTCGCTTTTAACGATAGTAATTTCTCTGATCGTTTGTTACGGATTGAGATTATGGGGGAACCGCCCGAGTCCCGTCCCGATTCCGTTGGATGTACTAGCATCCTCGATTGGGCCAGacggaagagaagaagagaggATTGCAAGAAGGATAACGGTAAAAatctttccttttcatttttctcttttgatttCCCTCCCATGGAATTGCCTCCGTTTGCTCGTTCGTATtcatgaaaaagagaaaatctgGAGTCATTGAAGTCTTCAATTTATTATTTGGGAAATGATGATATATTAGCTCCCCCAGGGGGGTGGCGTCGGAGGAGATAATAAGGAAGTGAAATTTCATGATGATCGGGGGAAAAGACGATGGGGAACCTATGGTTGCTAGTTGTTAATGtcattttattgaaattatgAGAACTTACGACGCTGGATTTTACATTTTGACGGGTGTGTATGATAGAGAAAGGCTGCCACAGCAAATGAATGATATACATCGTCAACGAATGATTTTATAACTTCTTCATTATATGATTTTCACATACAATGAACCTAAATAATTTGAGTTTTCATAATGTTATGTCTGTTTTCATTATATGAAAATGAAACTATTGTTTGCCTCATAGTAATTGCTCTGGTTTGTTTTTCTGTTGTTTTGATAGAACTGGCCTGTGATCAAGCAAGTTTCTTTATTGAGCTTGTTTTGCTCTGTAGACGTCAGACGTACTATTAGTTTTATATTACATTGTCATTAATTGGACGTGGATATTGTTGAATTGCACTGTAATTTCAATTATTGTTGTATAACATGGTCTTTTATGCGTATTCCCTATGCATTTGGTTCCTTTTCTTGTTCAAACTTTGTTTTCTTTATAATCAACTTTGTTTGCAGTTGTTGATCTAAACGGATGCCCCGAGGAGCAAGTTTTAAATGGAAGCCAACCCGATATGGACGACGCCATACCTTGTGACAATTTAGACGATGAACCTGCTCAAATGATCGAAGAGTTACATTCAGGTATAGACAATCCAGCTGAGGAGGCCAACTTATTGCTGTTATTTTGGTCTCTTAAGTGCAAATATGTtctcttgaattttttttctttcgaaaCCGCATGTTTCAAATCCTTGTGTATGTGTGTTAAGTGTTTATCAAagtttttttgtattatgtaACTTACTTGGTCAGGATCATCGGAGTTGACAGGCAATATAAAATCATTAGATTACAAGAATAAGACGTCTTCAAATTTTCATGTACTGCAGGTGACGAAGCTGCAAATGGCGACGAATCAAGCTGGGGGATGGATTGCTCGACTGTTATTAAAGTTAAAACACTGCACATCAGCTCCCCAATTTTGGCTGCCAAAAGTCCTTTTTTCTATAAGGTAAAAGCAAATATGTATTTACACGATTCAAAATATGTAGTTTCCTTCTGCTGTTATATTTTTGTAGTGACtgtcttctataatttcttCTCTCTATAATTTCTTCTCTTATCTAAGAAATAATTTCCTGTCTAGCTGTTCTCTAACGGGATGAGGGAGTCTGAACAGCGGAATGTGACCTTACGAATTACTGCCTCAGGTAAACATACAAATTTTTACCATCTTTTGTCTCTATATCCTTTTATTTGTTACAGGCCAGTGACCACACTGTTTATAATTTGTCTTTTTATTCCTTCAATCAAACAGAGGAAGCTGCACTAATGGAGTTGCTGAATTTTATGTATAGTAATACCCTATCTTGTAGCACTGCTTCGGCTTTGCTCGATGTGCTTATGGCTGCAGACAAATTTGAAGTTGCTTCATGCATGAGATATTGCAGCAGACTTTTGCGAAACTTGCCCATGACACCTGAGTCTGCATTGCTGTATCTAGAGCTCCCATCCAGTGTCTTAATGGCTGAAGCAGTCCAACCTTTGACCGATGCAGCAAAGCAGTATCTTGCTGTTCGCTACAAGGACATTACCAAGCAAGTTTTCTGATTCTTTCCACTTATACCTAGTCTTctaatttttcattattttttattccCCAACCTTTGTCTGTGGTGGTGGTGGTGTGGTGGAGGGTTGGGTGGAATGGGACCTGCTGCCACATTGTTCCCTTTAGAAGAAAACATATATTTCTCGACATAATTGTAACTGTGGAAAAATTTCAACTACATTCCAATGTTAGTAGTATGTGGTTGTTAGGATTAGCATACCATCTAAGAAGAAAACTTATCATATTGCAATATCAAGAGAACTTACCATAGAACATAGCCCTTCGAGAGGGCTATCTCTCTCCCAAAGTCCAACAATGGAAACTCTCCCCAAAATTAACCACACCCTTAGAACACTAAATCACCCTTAGAACACTAAATCACCCTTATTTATAACCAAGATCCTTTACCTAATTATCACAATGCACCTTACTAGTATCATAATAATCTTACATACGTACCCCTAACTTGTTCTCTCAAATGGTAGTGCTAATTTTGGACCTTTAATCTCCccttttgtttttaaaagtttgatGAATGGAATTGAATATTCCAATTATTTGCATCTTGATTTCGTGGTTAGTGCAGTGTTTTCTTCAACTAATACTTTGTCCTCTTTTTTGGGTCTTTTAAATACTTCCAAGTTTTGGTGGTCCCACCTCACTAAGAAAGTTGGTCTTAGTTTGCAAGAGAATTGCCCTAAATTCACTTAGATTTTTGTTATGAACCTAGTTAGGTGGACAACTAATCACCTGCAAAATAACAAACATACTCCCAAAACAGAGGATCTGCTTCCATGTTCGAATGCACTGTTGATATTGAGATTTCTTAAATCTCCAGTGACGATATAAACAGCAATTATGCAATTTCAACAAGTTTAGCTTAGAAAAACGTTTGTTTCGTGAATTTTGAAACTAATTGTTAGAATTTGGTATTTTACCAGGTTCCAGGAGGAGGTTATGGCATTGCCTCTTGCAGGAGTGGAAGCAATACTTTCCAGTGACGATCTTCAAGTTGCATCAGAGGATGCAGTATACGACTTCATCCTGAAGTGGGCTAGAACACAGTATCCAAAGTTGGAGGAGAGACGAGAAGTGTTAGGGGCTAGACTTGCTCGTTATATTCGATTCCCCTTTATGACATGTCGAAAGCTTAAGAAAGTTCTGACTTGCAATGACTTTGATCATGATGTTGCTTGCAAACTTGTGCTTGAGGCCCTTTTTTTTAAGGCAGAGGCTCCTCACCGGCAGAGAATTTTAGCTGCTGATGAGGCATCTACCTCAAACCGCCGCTTCTTTATCGAGAGAGCTTATAAATATCGTCCAGTCAAGGTTGTTGAGTTCGATCGTCCTCGGCAGCAGTGTGTGGTATACCTGGACCTAAAGCGGGAAGAGTGCGCAAATTTGTTTCCGTCGGGTAGAGTGTATTCTCAGGCATTCCACTTGGGTGGACAAGGTTTTTTTCTTTCGGCTCACTGCAACATGGATCAGCAAAGCTCATTCCATTGTTTTGGGCTTTTCTTGGGAATGCAGGAAAAAGGATCAGTATCTTTTGCAGTTGACTATGAATTTGCTGCAAGATCAAAGCCAACGGAGGAGTTCGTAAGCAAATATAAGGGCAATTACACGTTCACTGGAGGCAAGGCAGTTGGGTATAGAAACTTGTTTGCAATACCATGGACTTCTTTCATGGCGGAAGACAGTCACTACTTTATTAATGGAGTCCTCCATCTTAGAGCTGAACTTACCATCAGGAGCTGAACTTTCATTGACCACGATAAGTttgatttgttttgtttctaaaaaG
Encoded proteins:
- the LOC103483213 gene encoding BTB/POZ domain-containing protein POB1-like, with translation MKDLNSDIFDPTAGMDSDYSRASCASSSDADFGFAFNDSNFSDRLLRIEIMGEPPESRPDSVGCTSILDWARRKRRREDCKKDNVVDLNGCPEEQVLNGSQPDMDDAIPCDNLDDEPAQMIEELHSGDEAANGDESSWGMDCSTVIKVKTLHISSPILAAKSPFFYKLFSNGMRESEQRNVTLRITASEEAALMELLNFMYSNTLSCSTASALLDVLMAADKFEVASCMRYCSRLLRNLPMTPESALLYLELPSSVLMAEAVQPLTDAAKQYLAVRYKDITKFQEEVMALPLAGVEAILSSDDLQVASEDAVYDFILKWARTQYPKLEERREVLGARLARYIRFPFMTCRKLKKVLTCNDFDHDVACKLVLEALFFKAEAPHRQRILAADEASTSNRRFFIERAYKYRPVKVVEFDRPRQQCVVYLDLKREECANLFPSGRVYSQAFHLGGQGFFLSAHCNMDQQSSFHCFGLFLGMQEKGSVSFAVDYEFAARSKPTEEFVSKYKGNYTFTGGKAVGYRNLFAIPWTSFMAEDSHYFINGVLHLRAELTIRS